Genomic segment of Pongo pygmaeus isolate AG05252 chromosome 1, NHGRI_mPonPyg2-v2.0_pri, whole genome shotgun sequence:
CATTCTGCTTCCTTAGTCTTTCGCTTCTAAGTAAAAGACACCTGCTTCTCTTACCAACCCCCTTTTGTGTGGCTCTCCCCAGATCACTGGGACCCAGCTCCACTGGCTGAATTTTCCACCCTTTTTGCTCCCGTGATCTGGAATGGTCTTCACTTGGCTAGCTCATTTATTCTTTTGATCTTAGCTTAAATGTTACTTCcaaaaaaggaatgtttattaCCTATTTTAAAGTAGGTTCCCCCTCTGTTTATTTTCACATGGTACCCTgattttttcttcatagcatttaccATAATTTTTCTGTTATGTTTGTCCATTTGTTTAAAACATGCCTCTCTCTTCCGCTAGACCGTAAGCTTCAAGAATGCAGGCACCATGCCAGTTTTCTTCATGACTGTAAAGCCAGGACctacacatagtaggtactcagtaattTCTTGTTGAATGAAAAACAGGTTAGTGCCAGGGCCTACACATAGCAGGTACTCTGTAATTTGTTGCTGAATGAAAAACAGGTTAGTTGTAGAGCTAGAGCTCATGACTCCCTCAACTCCTAGAGCGCTGTACTTTCATTAACCAGTGCTATTAACCTTACCTTCTTTGTTCTTTGCTGACATAGTACATGGAAAGGCTCTAGGAGGATGTCCTGGCTTGAAACCTTAACAGTCCTGCCTGCCTCATGAGAGAGACATAGGGTTAGTTTCTAGCACATCATGAACCAATCAatactttggctattcaggggtCCCTTGATCTAGTTGAAAGCAATATTCcttttgcttaaaaatttttttctaaattctcaACCGTTGCTAGTGAAAGTATAAATTAgtaaaaccactttggaaaataactGGTCATTGTCTGGTAAGATTGCACATGTACCTAATCCATGGTCCAGCAGTTTCTCTCCTACCACAGAGAAATTAAGTTTTGCTCATGTGTACCAAGAAACATGTACAAGATTATTTATAGTGGCATTGTTCATAATACTTGAagaagaaacaattcaaatgtccactttTCAATGATTAtataggctgagtacagtggctcacacctgtagtcctagcactttgggaggctgaggccggaagatcatgtgagcccaggtgttacagactgcagtgagctatgattgcactgatgcactccagcatgggcaagagcaagaccttgtttctaaaaaatagGTAGTGGTATATTCATATTCTGGAATagtgtaaaaaatgaaaaactgaagaTAAATATATGGagacaaatcctcaaaatacttttgaatgaaaaaaattgcaaacatgaatgaatctcGAAAACATGCTgagtgggctgggcgtggtagctcatgccggtaatcccagcacttagggaggccgagttgggcagataacacttgaggtcaggagttcgagaccagaccagccagcatggtgaaaccccatctctactaaaaatacaagaaaaaaatcccaactactcgggccgctgacgcaggagaatcccttgaacccaggtggcagaggttgtagtgagctgagatcaaaccactgcactccagcctgggtgacagagcgagactctgtgtcaccaaaaacaaacaaaaaaaccatgctgagtgaaaaaagccaaaatgCCGTTCACAAAAGAATATGTACCATGTGCTTCCaccccatttatatgaaattctagaacaggCAGAACTGTAAAAGAGAGTAcatcatgttgcctgggctgggagAGGGGAGATTTccaggtgatgaaaatattctttattttgattgacaTGGTGGTGAAGGGGGTATGTTCATTTGTCAAACTCAtcaatttatatacataaaatgaatgcatttattaTACGTAAATTCAacttcaataaaatatatttgaaaaattttgccgggtgcggtggctcacgcctgtaatcccagcactttgggaggctgaggcaggtggatcacctgaggtcaggagttcaagaccagcctggccaacacggtgaaaccccgactctactaaaaatgcaaaaaaattagctgggcgtagtggtgtgtgcctgtaatcccagctactcgggaggctgaggcaggagaatcacttgagcccaggcggaggttgcagtgagcagagatcacaccattgcactccagcctgggtaacagtgagtctctgtcccaaaaaaaaaaaaaaaaatttaaggccaggcgaggtggtttacgcctgtaatcctggcactttgggaggccaaggcaggctgatcatgtcagctcaggagttcgagaccagcctaggcaatatggggaaaccctgtctctataaaaagtttaaaaacgggccaggcgcagtggctcacgcctgtaatcccagcgctttgggaggccgaggcgagaagatcacaaggtcaggagttcgagaccagcctggtgagcatggtgagatcccatctctacgaaaaatacaaaagttagcctggcatggtggcatgcgcctgtagtcccagctacttgggaggctgaggcaggagggcaggagaattgcttgaacccagcaggcagaggttgcaatgagccaagatcatgccactgcactccagtcggggtgacagagcaagactccatctcaaaaaagaaaatttaataattagccatgcatggtggtgtgtgcctgtaaccccagctgctcaggaggctaaggcagaaggatcacctgagctcaggaggtggaagttacagtgagctgagattgtgccattgcagtccagcctgggtgacagagtgtgaccctgtctcaaaaaaaaaattttttttttaaaacaagttgcAGAGGGATTCTTAAAGTATTCTTCCATTTGTATCAAGTTGAAAACCAGGCAAAGCAAAGCATCTTTTTTAGGGTGACACGATAAAACAGTGAAGAAGTGTATGAGGATTGTTGACAAGGTTTGGGGTGGGGAGCATTCAATGAGGGATGGGCACACAAGACTTCAAAGTTAGTGGTAATGTTCCATTGCATAAACTGGATATTGGTTATAGGTGTtcattattatgatttttataattatttaaaatgtacatctGTTACCTGTATTTTGTGTATCTTATGTTTCACAATGGGAGTTTGTAAAAAGttacaacaaaaaatttatttcctgGGGCTCTGGTAACCCTCTTAGGTAAGAGAGATTAATATGAAACTGAAAATAGTAGTTGCTGTGGGGTAACTGAGAGGTGCTACctttagtatcttttttttttttaggagacgtCTCGCTCTgtccgcaggctggagtgcagtggcgcaatctcggctcactgcaagctccgcctcccgggttcacgccattctcctgcctcggcctcctgagtagctgggactacaggcccccgccacaacgcccggctaattttttgtatttttagttgagacggggtttcaccatgctagccaggatggtctcgatctcctgacctcgtgatccacccgcctcggcctccccaagtgttgggattacaggcatgagccacagcgcctggcccctttactatctttaaaatttgtatacCATGAATTTCActtggctattttaaaaaatatgtgttaatttttttttaaagtagcttcTAGCtaggtgcgtacctgtaatcctagctgctgagaaggctgaggcaagagaggctgggcgcaattgctcacacctataatcccagcactttgggaggccaaggcaggcggatcacttgaggtcaggagtttgagaccagcctggccaacatggtgaaaccccttctctactaagaatacaaaaattagccagacatggtggaacgcgcctgtaatcccagctactatggaggctgaggcaggagaattgcttgaacctgggaggcggaggttgcagtgaactgagattgcgccactgcactccagcctgggtgatagagcgagactgtgtctcaaaaaaaaaaaaacaaattggaaaTAATGTTGATGCTGTATAGCTTGAAGGATTTCTGGCACAAGTTAAAAGTTCTAGCTTAGAGATGTGCAGCTTGGAGAGGTTATTGGAAAACCCAATCACATTCTTTCCTAAATTCTTACCTCTTATCTGGTAATTTTATTAACTATGTGAGCATCTACTCTATTTCCGTTGTCTTAGTTGTTCATTAACTCTACCCCATTTTCACATTGGTGGAAAGCAGAGTACAGGGTAAATGATTGTGTATTCTTTCTTTATGTGAACAGGACTTGAAAGAGGAGATTGATATTCGACTCTCCAGGGTTCAGGATATCAAGTATGAGCCCCAGCTCCTTGCAGATGATGATGCTAGACTACTACAACTGGAAACCCAGGGAAATCAAAGTATGTGGCAAGCTGTTGGAATGCTTCAGTGAGGAGTCCTACAAGTCCAGAATTCCTTTTCTCTCAGAGTTGTCAAAAGCTGCTGGCAAAGCCTTAGTTATTCCTGTTATTGGATATATGTTAGATGCAGAGCCCATTTATTAGCTTGCTGGagtttggggaatttttttttttcttttttgagatggagttttgctcttgttgcccaggctggagtgcaatggtgcaatctccgctcactgcaacctccaccccctggttcaagcaattcttctgcctcagcctcctgagtagctgggattacaggcatgcgccaccatgcctggctaattttgtgtttttactagagacagggtttctccatgttggtcaggctggtctcaaactcctgacctcaggtgatccgcccacctcagcctctgaaagtgctgggattacaggcgtgagccaccacgcccagcctggggaATCTTTTTAGGTTTATGCCTAATACCAGTCTTTTCCTCAACAGGTTGCTACAACTATCTGTATAGGATGAAAGCTCTGGATGCCATTCGTACCTCTGGTAAGGGCTACCTGACAGGGTCCATTCTAGGATCCTGAAAGCCCACCTAGGAAACAGAGTAATGAACCCACTTTGTATGTTAGGATTTGTCCTTTCTGCACATCCCTGGCTAGTAGGAAATTCTAGAGTTTTGAAAGTACTGGATTAGAGATTTTGCTGAAGGAAATGATATAAGCAGGTTATTTTCCAAAGAGtctgggtgttttgttttttaaagttcttctCTTGAGACCTTTAGTTTCATGACGTAGATGGTGGTAATTTGCTTGTTTTTCCACAAAGGACAGGTGGCACCTGCTTTTTCACTAAGCCCAAGATAGATTGTTCTTGAATTTTTTCCATTCTGTCAACACTTGTCGTATATGCTCTATCTCTATGAAAACAGTTTATATCTTAAACCTAGGATGGATGGGTAAGCAGAATGGTAAAATGTGTGATGACACTATCATGTGTCATTGATGTAGCTTAAAATTGTGGTGTTACCACCAAATGACCACTCAGGCACAGCTTTATACCTTTGGTCTCAATCAGAATCTCCCTCTAACTCAACTCGCTCATTTCATTAgacctatttctttttatttttgagacggagtcttgctctgttgcccaggctggagtgcagtagcacgatcttggctcaccacaacctccacctcctgggttcaagcggttctcctgcctcagcctcccgagtagctgggattacaggtacctaccaccatgcctggttaatttttgtatttttaataggaacagggtctcaccacgttggccaggctggtctcaaactcctgacctcaggtgatctgcctgccccggcctcccaaattgctggaattacaggcgtgagccattgcgcccagcttCATTAGACCTATTTCTAAGTTTGGGGAATTAACTAGAAAGACTAaagaatgggccaggcgcagtggctcatgcctgtaatcccaacactttgggagggcgaggcagacagatcacatgaggccaggagttcaagaccaacctagccaacaaggtgaaacccttttgtatttttgtctctactaaaaatacaaaaataagcctggcatggtggtgcacatctgtaatcccagctaatcaggaggctgagactagagaattgctcgaacctaggaggtggaggttgcagtgagccaagatcaccgccattgcagtccagcctgggtgacagagcaagactccatctcaaaaaaaagactaaagaatgagagaagggaTATCATTGTGCTGTTTTCTCCACAGAGATCCCATTTCATTCTGAAGGCCGGCATCCCCGTTCCTTAATGGGCAAGAATTTCCGCTCCTACCTGCTGGATCTGCGAAACACTAGTACGCCTTTCAAGGGTGTACGCAAAGCCCTCATTGATACCCTTTTGGATGGCTATGAGACAGCCCGCTATGGGACAGGGGTAAGCCAGTTTTTTCTTCAGGGCACTAAAGAGATCCTTCAGACTGAGAGATCCtcactcttcctttctctttcctaagGTCTTTGGCCAGAATGAGTACCTACGCTATCAGGAGGCCCTGAGTGAGCTGGCCACTGCGTGAGTTTGGAGGGGAACGTGTCAGAGGGAGCTGGTATAGTAGTGTTGGACTGTTCCCACAGTGCAGTGACCTTCATAAAGCAATATAAACAAAATTCATGATACCATAAGAGTTGTCAGGTTCTAGACTATTAGATCAGTCTCTTACATTAGAAAGCAgatgcggccgggcgcggtggttcacgcctataatcccagcactttgggaggccgaggcgggtggatcatctgaggtcgggaatccgagaccagcctgaccaacatggagaaaccccgtctctactaaaaatacaaaattagccgggcgtggtggcgcatgcctgtaatcctaactacttgggaggctgaggcaggagaatctcttgaacccaggaggcagaggttgcagtgagccgagatcgtgccattatactccagcctgggcaacaaaagtgaaactccgtctcaaaaaaaaaaaaagaagaagaaaagaaagcagatgcAACTATACAAGCTAGTAAAAGAAGTTTTTACTTTTGTGTgcatttttcttgtcttttgtttAGCCCAATAAGATGTCAAAATTGGTGTAGCCTAGCAAAGGGAATAG
This window contains:
- the C1H1orf43 gene encoding protein C1orf43 homolog isoform X3 — its product is MASGSNWLSGVNVVLVMAYGSLDLKEEIDIRLSRVQDIKYEPQLLADDDARLLQLETQGNQSCYNYLYRMKALDAIRTSEIPFHSEGRHPRSLMGKNFRSYLLDLRNTSTPFKGVRKALIDTLLDGYETARYGTGVFGQNEYLRYQEALSELATAVKARIGSSQRHHQSAAKDLTQSPEVSPTTIQVTYLPSSQKSKRAKHFLELKSFKDNYNTLESTL
- the C1H1orf43 gene encoding protein C1orf43 homolog isoform X5, which gives rise to MASGSNWLSGVNVVLVMAYGSLVFVLLFIFVKRQIMRFAMKSRRGPHVPVGHNAPKDLKEEIDIRLSRVQDIKYEPQLLADDDARLLQLETQGNQSCYNYLYRMKALDAIRTSEIPFHSEGRHPRSLMGKNFRSYLLDLRNTSTPFKGVRKALIDTLLDGYETARYGTGVFGQNEYLRYQEALSELATARSGSRL
- the C1H1orf43 gene encoding protein C1orf43 homolog isoform X4 yields the protein MASGSNWLSGVNVVLVMAYGSLDLKEEIDIRLSRVQDIKYEPQLLADDDARLLQLETQGNQKIPFHSEGRHPRSLMGKNFRSYLLDLRNTSTPFKGVRKALIDTLLDGYETARYGTGVFGQNEYLRYQEALSELATAVKARIGSSQRHHQSAAKDLTQSPEVSPTTIQVTYLPSSQKSKRAKHFLELKSFKDNYNTLESTL
- the C1H1orf43 gene encoding protein C1orf43 homolog isoform X1 — encoded protein: MASGSNWLSGVNVVLVMAYGSLVFVLLFIFVKRQIMRFAMKSRRGPHVPVGHNAPKDLKEEIDIRLSRVQDIKYEPQLLADDDARLLQLETQGNQSCYNYLYRMKALDAIRTSEIPFHSEGRHPRSLMGKNFRSYLLDLRNTSTPFKGVRKALIDTLLDGYETARYGTGVFGQNEYLRYQEALSELATAVKARIGSSQRHHQSAAKDLTQSPEVSPTTIQVTYLPSSQKSKRAKHFLELKSFKDNYNTLESTL